One genomic region from Flagellimonas oceani encodes:
- a CDS encoding DUF1800 domain-containing protein, protein MEYFINCNSSTLAPYTTPLDEVRAAHLYRRLGFSASVQTINAAVGQSADALVDNLVNQALAAPTIPAPEWADWNNANYPADDDLARQMRNGQIDDLTTAYGNALVNNELLDRLSFFWSNHFVTQLETYNCPGFLYYYVNCLQRNALGNFKTFTSEIGLTSAMLYYLDGVRNRGNNPNENYARELYELFTLGEGNNYTEEDIIETSKALSGYTERGEEGCTAVTFDPTEFNTENKTIFGQTGNWGYDDVIDILFNERPDEIGWFICKKLYEFFVHPDSTNDEGGIAPQIIDGMAQTFISSGFEIAPVLRQLFKSQHFFDETAIGVIIKSPADLYFNLLKETGFTYDDMTIINMIDSCALIGQRFFQPPEVEGWQRDRTWINTNFIIGRWLTAEVFLERFFQNDPEQFRDFGINVAGPNGSSISDPDVVARAIIDFILPKGLLTEDDYSKAFEVFREPYKDNNVYETNSWSMNLEDANFQVYLLLLNLVRQPEFQLK, encoded by the coding sequence ATGGAGTACTTTATCAATTGTAATTCCTCAACCTTGGCGCCGTACACAACTCCATTGGACGAGGTACGTGCCGCCCACTTGTACCGAAGGCTCGGTTTTAGTGCCTCTGTACAGACCATTAATGCCGCTGTTGGACAATCGGCCGACGCCCTTGTAGACAACTTGGTCAATCAAGCGCTCGCCGCCCCAACGATTCCCGCCCCGGAATGGGCAGATTGGAACAATGCAAACTATCCGGCCGACGATGACCTTGCCCGACAAATGAGAAACGGCCAAATCGATGACCTTACAACGGCTTACGGTAACGCTCTCGTCAACAATGAGTTGCTGGACAGGCTCAGTTTCTTCTGGAGCAACCACTTTGTCACTCAATTGGAAACTTATAATTGTCCCGGGTTCTTGTACTATTACGTCAATTGCTTGCAACGTAATGCCCTGGGCAACTTTAAGACATTCACCAGTGAAATTGGGCTTACCAGTGCCATGCTCTATTATTTGGACGGTGTACGAAACCGAGGAAACAATCCCAACGAGAATTATGCCCGTGAGCTATACGAGCTTTTCACCTTGGGAGAAGGGAACAATTACACGGAAGAAGACATCATTGAGACGTCCAAAGCCCTGTCCGGATATACCGAACGTGGTGAAGAGGGATGTACTGCGGTTACCTTTGACCCCACCGAGTTCAATACGGAGAACAAAACCATTTTTGGACAGACCGGAAATTGGGGCTACGATGATGTAATCGATATCCTTTTTAATGAAAGACCGGATGAGATAGGATGGTTTATCTGTAAAAAATTATACGAGTTCTTTGTCCACCCAGATTCTACGAATGATGAAGGCGGAATTGCCCCACAGATTATCGATGGTATGGCCCAGACCTTTATCAGCAGTGGGTTTGAAATTGCCCCGGTACTTCGACAACTGTTTAAAAGTCAGCACTTTTTTGATGAAACCGCCATCGGGGTCATTATTAAAAGTCCGGCGGATCTGTATTTCAACCTTTTGAAAGAAACAGGGTTCACTTACGATGACATGACCATTATTAACATGATAGATTCATGTGCATTGATCGGACAACGATTTTTTCAGCCTCCCGAAGTGGAAGGTTGGCAACGGGACCGAACTTGGATCAACACCAATTTTATTATTGGTCGATGGTTGACTGCCGAAGTGTTCTTGGAGCGTTTTTTCCAAAACGACCCCGAGCAGTTCAGAGATTTTGGAATTAATGTAGCTGGACCAAATGGTTCATCGATTAGTGACCCAGATGTTGTCGCAAGGGCAATTATAGACTTCATATTGCCAAAAGGTTTATTGACAGAAGATGATTATTCTAAAGCCTTTGAAGTTTTTAGAGAGCCTTATAAAGATAACAATGTATACGAGACAAATAGTTGGAGCATGAACTTGGAAGATGCCAATTTCCAAGTATATCTATTGTTGCTGAATCTTGTAAGACAACCCGAATTTCAACTCAAATAA
- a CDS encoding DUF1501 domain-containing protein, whose translation MCDNHHTHDNSPHKGIEHDGHDLEHKKWSRRSFIQALGIAGSGSMFLGSHMISASSPSPLTAAVAAAETDNILILIRLSGGNDGLSTVIPIQQYDTYANARPNIYIPESKVLKLTDDFGVPTYMSALESLWGDGQFKAVHGVGYENQSLSHFTGSDIFANTDLTTTGFSGENTGWMGRHFEHLYPDYLITPPPAPAAIQIGNLANMVFQGEETNYAFVTNNVDQLEQIAQTGAYYEVGEDTPFDDCMYGDQLRFLRGVANTTYEYAGTIHDAYMAGQNQVEYQDNGFARQLALLARLIKGNLGTKVYMISLGGFDTHGNQPIVHERLMSNLSIAINNFYEDLAFTEQDENVLSMTFSEFGRRIFENGSNGTDHGKAAPTLFFGSGLSGSAFVGEHPSLDEPNNRGNLEYTMDFRNLYGTVLAEWLCVPRQTVEQHLLGHPYQAIDLGFNCSGEIFDDIAMDNDPPTLPETPPSQDPLDPNIDILDTIEHAAIYPATSPRNPHIHLEMPVAAHVDIELFNILGQRVGTLFNEMMMEGPIDINIRERMRDSLSTGKYIYRISVGEKKMSKSVMIA comes from the coding sequence ATGTGCGATAATCACCACACCCACGATAATTCCCCTCACAAAGGCATCGAGCACGATGGCCATGACCTAGAACACAAAAAATGGAGCCGCCGTTCCTTTATCCAAGCTTTGGGCATTGCAGGTTCCGGTTCCATGTTTTTGGGAAGCCATATGATTTCCGCTTCCTCCCCATCACCGCTAACAGCTGCCGTAGCTGCCGCGGAAACCGACAATATTTTGATCCTGATCCGATTATCAGGTGGGAACGATGGTCTCAGTACCGTAATACCGATCCAACAATATGATACGTATGCAAATGCAAGGCCCAACATCTACATCCCGGAAAGCAAGGTCTTAAAACTTACCGACGATTTTGGAGTGCCCACTTATATGAGTGCCCTGGAATCCCTTTGGGGGGATGGGCAGTTCAAGGCCGTGCATGGCGTAGGGTACGAAAACCAAAGTTTGTCCCACTTTACCGGTTCCGATATTTTTGCCAATACGGATTTGACTACCACAGGGTTTTCTGGCGAGAACACAGGATGGATGGGCAGACATTTTGAACACCTTTATCCCGATTATTTGATTACTCCCCCCCCTGCCCCCGCTGCTATTCAAATAGGGAACTTGGCCAATATGGTTTTTCAAGGCGAGGAAACCAACTATGCCTTCGTAACGAACAATGTGGACCAATTGGAGCAAATTGCGCAGACAGGAGCTTATTATGAGGTTGGTGAAGACACCCCGTTTGATGACTGTATGTATGGTGACCAACTAAGGTTTCTGCGAGGCGTAGCCAATACCACTTACGAATATGCGGGCACCATCCATGATGCATATATGGCCGGTCAGAATCAAGTGGAATACCAAGACAATGGCTTTGCTAGACAATTGGCCCTATTGGCCCGTTTGATCAAAGGAAACTTGGGCACCAAGGTGTATATGATTTCCTTGGGAGGTTTTGATACCCATGGTAATCAGCCCATTGTTCATGAACGTTTGATGTCCAACCTTTCTATTGCCATCAACAACTTTTATGAGGACCTTGCATTTACCGAGCAAGATGAAAATGTACTGAGCATGACCTTTTCAGAATTTGGTCGAAGAATCTTTGAAAACGGTTCCAACGGTACCGACCATGGAAAAGCCGCTCCCACCCTGTTCTTTGGTTCCGGATTGAGCGGAAGTGCCTTTGTGGGCGAACATCCGTCCTTGGACGAACCCAATAACCGCGGAAACTTGGAATACACCATGGATTTCAGAAACCTTTACGGAACCGTATTGGCAGAATGGCTTTGTGTACCAAGGCAAACCGTGGAGCAGCATTTATTGGGCCATCCCTATCAGGCCATCGACCTTGGCTTTAACTGTAGTGGTGAAATCTTTGATGATATCGCCATGGACAACGACCCACCCACTTTGCCAGAAACACCACCAAGTCAGGACCCACTAGATCCAAACATTGATATTTTGGATACCATAGAGCATGCAGCCATCTATCCGGCAACGTCGCCACGTAACCCACATATTCATTTAGAAATGCCGGTTGCCGCACATGTGGACATTGAACTGTTCAATATTTTGGGGCAACGCGTTGGCACCTTGTTCAATGAAATGATGATGGAAGGTCCAATCGACATCAACATACGGGAGCGTATGCGCGATAGCCTATCCACAGGAAAATATATTTATAGGATCTCCGTAGGAGAAAAAAAGATGAGCAAATCAGTAATGATTGCCTAA
- a CDS encoding phosphatase PAP2 family protein has product MKAFRYLVLVLLTSSVAGQELQPKKEKNLWNNFTYDVGNMFGGVGYSYSRPFHWQGNDWANFGYLTGGTLLLFTVDGELNHWKNGFDQDIPDVIMDYGHEYGSPENNYMLTGGVYLAGLFTKNEKLRRTGVLLISSATAGGFLQQVSKRIIGRARPKSGAGSATFDPLHLDRVYDYDSFPSGHAMLAFSNAYAIAKQFKSPWVKGGLYTIGMIPGLVRVMDDFHWVSDVAFSTVLSIFIVESIDRYLDSKYDEKYNDQKPKNVSWNLSFGPNTLGVSLHF; this is encoded by the coding sequence ATGAAAGCTTTTAGATACCTCGTTCTTGTTTTATTGACCTCTTCCGTGGCAGGTCAAGAATTACAGCCAAAAAAGGAAAAAAATCTTTGGAACAACTTTACCTACGATGTGGGCAATATGTTCGGCGGGGTTGGATATTCCTATTCGCGTCCTTTTCACTGGCAGGGCAATGATTGGGCCAATTTCGGTTACTTGACCGGGGGAACACTGCTTCTTTTTACTGTTGATGGAGAACTCAACCACTGGAAAAATGGCTTTGATCAAGACATCCCCGATGTGATCATGGATTATGGTCACGAATACGGAAGTCCAGAAAACAACTATATGCTCACTGGCGGGGTATATTTGGCAGGTCTGTTCACCAAGAATGAAAAATTGAGACGTACCGGAGTGCTATTGATTTCGTCGGCCACCGCAGGAGGGTTTCTTCAGCAAGTGAGCAAGCGTATCATTGGTAGGGCACGGCCAAAAAGTGGCGCGGGTTCGGCAACCTTCGACCCATTGCATCTGGACCGCGTGTACGATTACGACTCGTTTCCATCGGGACATGCGATGTTGGCGTTCAGCAACGCTTATGCCATTGCCAAACAGTTTAAGAGCCCATGGGTAAAGGGAGGGCTATACACCATTGGTATGATTCCGGGATTGGTAAGGGTGATGGATGATTTTCATTGGGTGTCCGACGTAGCTTTTAGTACCGTATTGAGTATTTTTATTGTGGAGTCGATTGACAGATACCTCGATTCCAAATATGATGAAAAGTATAATGACCAAAAGCCCAAAAACGTAAGCTGGAACCTTTCCTTTGGGCCAAATACCTTGGGGGTTTCCCTTCATTTTTAA
- a CDS encoding YraN family protein, whose translation MADHNTFGKLGEQKAVEFLKASGYEIRALNYRWSNAEVDIIAAKGNVLAIVEVKSRKMGFFKEISEVISAKKIKLLTMAANHFVEESDDDFEVRFDVITVIQKGEKFEIEHFENAFYHF comes from the coding sequence ATGGCAGATCATAACACATTTGGTAAGCTCGGTGAGCAAAAAGCGGTGGAGTTTTTAAAGGCTTCCGGCTATGAAATTAGAGCTCTGAACTATCGTTGGTCAAATGCAGAGGTAGATATAATAGCAGCTAAGGGCAACGTGTTGGCAATAGTAGAGGTGAAGTCAAGAAAAATGGGGTTTTTCAAGGAAATTTCGGAGGTTATCTCCGCTAAAAAGATCAAGTTGTTGACCATGGCGGCCAATCATTTTGTGGAGGAGTCGGACGATGATTTCGAGGTACGGTTTGATGTGATCACGGTGATTCAAAAAGGTGAAAAATTTGAGATCGAGCACTTTGAAAATGCATTTTATCATTTTTAA
- the metG gene encoding methionine--tRNA ligase, producing the protein MAQNTSPSRYTITAALPYTNGPIHIGHLAGVYVPADIYSRYLRLKGNDVAFVCGSDEHGVAISMKAKKEGVTPKEIIDKYHAIIKKSFADFGVSFDNYSRTSSEVHHETASEFFKKMYEQGDFIEEETEQLYDDEAKQFLADRFVIGTCPKCGHEEAYGDQCENCGSSLNATDLINPKSTITGTVPSLKKTKHWFLPLDRYEGFLKKWILEEHKSDWKPNVYGQCKSWIDEGLKPRAVTRDLDWGIPVPVEGGEGKVLYVWFDAPIGYISSTKEWAEREGKDWEPYWKDKDTKLVHFIGKDNIVFHCIIFPSMLEANGDYILPDNVPANEFLNLEGNKLSTSKNWAVWLHEYLEEFPDMQDVLRYALTANAPETKDNDFTWKDFQARNNNELVAIFGNFVNRVTVLTHKYYGGEVPTPGELTTVDKEALQALKEFPETLSNSLERYRFREASQQLMNLARLGNKYLADQEPWKLIKTDEERVKTIMYVALQIATGLAVLSEPFLPFTSEKLKGILNVISNGGGKSIEWDGVGSKETLLTAGHTINKSELLFRKIEDKEIDQQLDKLEATKKANAQMDKEATPLKDTITFDDFAKLDLRVGTIIEAEKMPKANKLLVLKVDMGLDTRTIVSGIANSFKPEEIVGKKVTVVANLAPRKLRGVESQGMILMTENKNGKLVFVNPDEQDVTNGETIN; encoded by the coding sequence ATGGCTCAAAATACTTCACCTTCCAGGTACACTATTACAGCGGCACTGCCCTACACCAACGGCCCTATCCATATTGGGCACTTGGCAGGCGTATACGTTCCCGCTGATATTTACTCCCGTTATTTGCGATTAAAAGGCAACGATGTGGCCTTTGTTTGCGGTAGCGATGAGCACGGTGTGGCCATTTCCATGAAGGCCAAGAAAGAAGGTGTAACCCCAAAAGAAATTATTGACAAGTACCACGCCATCATCAAAAAATCGTTTGCCGATTTTGGTGTTTCTTTTGACAATTATTCCAGAACATCCTCAGAAGTCCACCACGAGACCGCTTCGGAATTTTTCAAAAAAATGTACGAGCAAGGTGACTTTATCGAAGAGGAGACCGAGCAATTGTACGATGATGAGGCCAAACAGTTTTTGGCAGACCGTTTCGTTATTGGAACATGCCCCAAATGTGGACATGAAGAAGCCTATGGCGACCAATGTGAAAATTGTGGATCTTCCCTCAATGCCACCGACCTAATCAATCCAAAATCCACGATAACCGGAACGGTTCCTTCTCTAAAAAAGACAAAACATTGGTTTTTGCCTTTGGACCGCTATGAAGGATTCCTGAAAAAATGGATTCTGGAAGAACACAAATCCGATTGGAAACCCAATGTGTACGGACAATGTAAATCGTGGATAGACGAAGGCCTAAAACCCCGTGCCGTGACCCGTGACTTGGATTGGGGCATTCCCGTTCCCGTAGAAGGGGGCGAAGGAAAAGTACTTTATGTATGGTTCGATGCCCCGATTGGCTACATTTCCTCCACAAAAGAGTGGGCGGAACGTGAAGGCAAGGATTGGGAGCCTTATTGGAAGGACAAGGACACCAAATTGGTGCATTTTATCGGTAAGGACAACATTGTGTTCCACTGCATCATCTTCCCAAGCATGTTGGAGGCCAACGGTGATTATATATTACCTGACAATGTGCCCGCCAATGAGTTTTTGAACCTTGAGGGCAACAAACTTTCCACTTCAAAAAACTGGGCGGTCTGGTTGCACGAATATTTGGAAGAGTTCCCGGATATGCAGGATGTGCTCCGTTATGCTTTGACGGCCAATGCACCGGAGACCAAGGACAACGATTTTACTTGGAAGGATTTTCAGGCGAGAAACAACAACGAACTGGTGGCCATTTTTGGGAACTTCGTGAACCGAGTCACCGTTTTGACGCATAAATACTATGGCGGGGAGGTGCCAACACCTGGCGAACTGACCACTGTTGACAAGGAAGCTTTGCAAGCCCTAAAGGAATTCCCAGAAACCCTGTCCAATTCCTTGGAGCGCTACCGTTTCCGCGAAGCAAGTCAGCAATTGATGAACTTGGCCCGATTGGGCAACAAATACTTGGCCGACCAAGAGCCGTGGAAACTCATTAAAACGGACGAAGAACGTGTGAAGACCATTATGTACGTGGCGCTTCAGATTGCGACGGGATTGGCAGTGCTTAGTGAGCCATTTTTACCGTTTACTTCGGAGAAGTTGAAAGGAATTCTCAATGTCATTTCGAACGGAGGAGGGAAATCTATCGAGTGGGATGGTGTTGGTTCAAAAGAGACTTTGCTTACAGCCGGACACACCATCAACAAAAGTGAATTGCTCTTCAGAAAAATCGAGGACAAGGAAATTGACCAACAATTGGACAAATTGGAAGCCACCAAAAAAGCAAATGCACAAATGGACAAAGAAGCAACACCTTTAAAAGATACCATCACATTTGATGACTTCGCAAAACTAGATTTACGCGTGGGAACGATTATCGAGGCCGAAAAAATGCCCAAGGCCAACAAACTTTTAGTATTGAAAGTGGATATGGGCCTTGATACCCGAACCATTGTCTCCGGTATCGCCAATAGCTTTAAACCCGAGGAAATTGTAGGCAAAAAAGTAACCGTTGTGGCCAATTTGGCGCCAAGAAAGTTGCGAGGAGTCGAAAGTCAGGGCATGATTTTGATGACGGAAAATAAAAATGGTAAATTAGTTTTTGTCAACCCGGACGAACAAGACGTCACGAACGGGGAAACCATTAACTAA
- a CDS encoding Tex family protein, which produces MQLVPYIVRHTNLSEKSVENTVSLLNQDCTIPFISRYRKELTGNLDEVQIGSIVEYKNQFEALEKRKAAIIKAVKEQDALTPELEAKFLNCTDLTSLEDLYLPFKKSKKTKAETARKNGLEPLAKIIMAQRSDEIEFIASKYLSKDVINEDDALEGARHIISEWVNERTDIRNQLRDQLERHALITTKVIKTKKDDEKAQKFRDYFDWSEPLNRCPSHRFLAIMRAEKEGFIRVKVEIDDERALQNIERRIIKTNNACAEQIELAIADAYKRLLFPSLSKEILNIAKEKADASAIQVFSNNLKQLLLGAPLGEKRILAIDPGFRTGCKVVCLDEQGDLKHNETIYPHPPQRDSSGAIKKISSLVDAYKIEAIAIGNGTASRETEQLVKRVPFKKDIDVFVVSEAGASIYSASKIARDEFPNYDVTVRGAVSIGRRLADPLAELVKIDAKSIGVGQYQHDVDQTQLKTSLDTVVESCVNSVGVNINTASVPLLSYVSGIGPKLAENIVAHRNENGAFKSRDEIKNVPRLGGKAFEQSAGFLRIKNGDNPLDDSAVHPESYALVSKMAKDQGVSLKEIVGNTSALKGINLKNYCTDTIGMPTLEDILKELEKPGLDLREKAKVFTFNQNIKEITDLREGQLLPGIVNNITNFGCFVDIGIKESGLIHISNLSDTFVKDVNEHVSLHQQVVVKVLDVDVSRKRIQLALHKQGA; this is translated from the coding sequence ATGCAACTTGTCCCCTATATCGTTCGCCATACCAATCTTTCGGAGAAAAGTGTGGAGAACACGGTCTCGCTTCTAAATCAAGACTGTACCATTCCATTCATTTCTCGATATCGAAAGGAGCTTACTGGAAATTTGGACGAGGTACAGATTGGTTCCATCGTCGAATACAAAAATCAGTTCGAGGCGCTGGAAAAACGAAAAGCAGCCATCATCAAAGCGGTTAAGGAACAAGATGCCCTAACTCCCGAACTGGAGGCCAAATTTCTCAACTGTACCGACCTGACCAGTTTGGAAGACCTGTACCTTCCATTTAAGAAGAGTAAAAAGACCAAGGCGGAAACTGCACGGAAAAATGGATTGGAGCCGTTGGCCAAAATCATTATGGCACAGCGCAGCGATGAAATCGAGTTTATCGCTTCCAAATATTTGAGCAAGGATGTCATCAACGAAGATGATGCCCTCGAAGGTGCTCGACACATCATTTCGGAGTGGGTCAATGAACGTACAGATATCCGAAATCAGCTTCGCGATCAGTTGGAGCGGCATGCTTTGATCACCACCAAAGTCATCAAAACCAAAAAAGATGACGAGAAAGCACAAAAGTTCCGCGACTATTTTGATTGGAGCGAACCCTTGAACCGCTGTCCATCTCACCGTTTTTTGGCCATTATGCGGGCTGAAAAAGAAGGTTTTATCCGAGTAAAAGTTGAAATTGATGATGAAAGGGCACTTCAAAATATCGAAAGACGCATCATTAAAACCAATAATGCGTGTGCAGAACAAATAGAACTGGCCATTGCGGATGCCTACAAAAGACTATTATTCCCGTCCTTATCCAAGGAAATTCTAAATATAGCAAAAGAAAAAGCAGATGCTTCGGCCATTCAGGTTTTTTCCAATAATTTAAAACAGTTATTGCTCGGCGCTCCCCTCGGCGAAAAACGAATCTTGGCCATTGACCCCGGTTTTAGGACCGGCTGCAAAGTGGTTTGTCTGGACGAGCAGGGCGATTTAAAGCACAACGAAACCATTTATCCCCATCCTCCACAACGAGATAGTTCCGGAGCCATCAAAAAGATAAGTTCCTTGGTAGATGCCTATAAAATAGAGGCCATAGCCATCGGCAACGGAACGGCATCGCGAGAAACTGAACAATTGGTAAAACGTGTCCCATTTAAAAAGGACATTGATGTTTTTGTCGTCAGTGAAGCAGGGGCCTCCATTTACTCTGCATCAAAAATTGCACGGGATGAATTCCCCAATTATGATGTTACGGTACGGGGAGCTGTATCCATCGGTCGTCGTTTGGCAGACCCTTTGGCCGAATTGGTAAAAATTGATGCAAAATCCATCGGGGTTGGACAATACCAGCACGATGTGGACCAAACCCAACTAAAGACCTCACTGGATACGGTGGTGGAAAGCTGTGTGAACTCCGTCGGGGTCAACATTAACACCGCGAGTGTACCCCTTTTAAGCTATGTATCCGGTATTGGTCCCAAACTAGCGGAAAATATTGTGGCGCACCGAAACGAAAATGGAGCCTTTAAAAGCCGGGATGAGATTAAAAACGTACCTCGATTGGGCGGAAAAGCATTTGAACAAAGCGCAGGATTCTTGCGCATCAAAAATGGGGACAATCCCTTGGATGATTCAGCGGTGCACCCTGAAAGCTATGCCTTGGTATCTAAAATGGCGAAGGACCAAGGAGTTTCCTTGAAAGAAATTGTGGGAAACACTTCCGCTCTGAAGGGTATCAATTTAAAAAACTACTGTACGGATACTATTGGAATGCCCACTTTGGAGGATATCTTGAAAGAACTGGAGAAACCTGGTTTGGACCTTCGTGAGAAAGCCAAAGTGTTCACTTTTAATCAAAACATCAAGGAGATTACCGATTTGCGCGAAGGACAGTTATTACCTGGCATTGTCAATAACATTACCAATTTTGGTTGCTTCGTGGATATTGGAATCAAGGAAAGTGGACTCATCCACATTTCCAACCTATCGGATACTTTTGTCAAGGATGTCAACGAGCACGTGAGTCTTCATCAACAAGTTGTGGTTAAAGTCTTGGATGTGGACGTGTCACGAAAACGGATACAATTGGCATTGCATAAACAAGGTGCCTAA
- a CDS encoding aspartate kinase, which yields MKTISAVVEHYIKKKPFLQTALAQGIINLTSLSRQIKPEIAEELGKDVKDGAIVMALKRLSDDLEFRATHKIVKVLKNIGEITVRSNLTDYTFLASDTILQQQARLLEEVNVNQDVFYTSSRGVNEINIVISNVMDGVVEKNFKMERCTQKAEGLSSITVKLPAENVSVPGIYYFIFQRLAWEGIVLYEVISTTNEFTILVNDEQVDVAFKTIKDLKSL from the coding sequence ATGAAAACAATTTCTGCCGTAGTCGAACACTACATCAAGAAAAAACCTTTTTTACAGACGGCTCTGGCACAGGGAATCATCAACCTAACTTCTTTGTCCAGACAGATAAAACCCGAAATCGCCGAGGAATTGGGCAAAGATGTAAAGGATGGGGCCATTGTGATGGCACTGAAACGGTTATCCGACGATTTGGAGTTTAGGGCCACACATAAAATTGTGAAGGTGCTCAAAAACATCGGGGAGATCACCGTGCGTTCCAACCTGACGGATTACACCTTTTTGGCATCGGACACTATTTTGCAACAACAGGCTAGGTTGTTGGAAGAAGTCAATGTAAACCAAGATGTTTTCTATACATCTTCCCGTGGTGTGAACGAAATCAATATTGTGATCAGCAATGTGATGGACGGTGTGGTGGAAAAGAACTTTAAAATGGAACGCTGCACGCAAAAAGCGGAGGGACTGTCCTCGATTACCGTAAAATTGCCCGCCGAGAACGTTTCGGTACCCGGGATATACTATTTTATCTTTCAGCGATTGGCATGGGAGGGCATTGTACTTTACGAGGTGATTTCCACGACCAACGAGTTTACCATTTTGGTGAACGATGAACAGGTGGACGTCGCTTTCAAGACCATCAAGGATTTAAAATCACTATAA
- a CDS encoding histone deacetylase encodes MLKIAYHPIYKHPLPEGHRFPMIKYELLPQQLLYEGTCSEDNFFEPSLPEDHYILAAHDEAYFKDLVGLNLSKSAARKIGFPLSDELVKRERIIADGTIKGCHFALKHGIAMNIAGGTHHAYSDRGEAFCMLNDQAIGARHLLNQKLAKKILIVDLDVHQGNGTAEIFQTDHSVFTFSMHGKGNYPFKKETSDLDIALEKGTTDEEYLFILQETLPKLLEQVRPDFIFYLCGVDVLESDKLGTLSMTLEGCKERDRFGLQTCHDAQIPVQCSMGGGYSPDIRIIVEAHANTFRLAKDIYE; translated from the coding sequence ATGCTCAAGATTGCATACCATCCCATTTATAAACATCCCTTGCCCGAAGGGCATCGGTTCCCGATGATCAAATATGAGCTGCTCCCACAGCAATTGCTCTACGAGGGCACGTGCTCCGAGGATAACTTTTTTGAACCTTCCCTTCCAGAGGACCATTATATTTTGGCCGCGCATGATGAAGCTTATTTCAAAGATTTGGTTGGTTTGAATCTTTCCAAAAGTGCCGCCCGTAAGATTGGTTTTCCGTTAAGTGATGAACTTGTGAAACGCGAACGCATTATTGCGGATGGCACCATAAAAGGTTGCCATTTTGCCTTGAAACATGGCATTGCCATGAACATTGCAGGAGGAACGCACCATGCCTATTCGGATAGGGGCGAAGCTTTTTGTATGCTCAACGATCAGGCCATCGGAGCTCGCCATCTTTTAAATCAAAAATTGGCAAAAAAGATATTGATCGTGGATTTGGATGTGCATCAGGGCAATGGAACGGCGGAAATCTTCCAGACCGACCATTCTGTTTTTACTTTTTCCATGCACGGCAAGGGCAATTACCCGTTTAAAAAGGAAACTTCTGATTTGGATATTGCTTTGGAAAAAGGGACTACGGATGAAGAATATCTTTTCATCCTGCAAGAAACATTGCCCAAATTATTGGAACAGGTCCGGCCCGATTTTATCTTTTATCTCTGTGGCGTTGATGTGTTGGAATCGGATAAACTCGGCACGCTGTCCATGACATTGGAGGGATGTAAGGAGCGGGACCGTTTTGGGCTTCAAACTTGCCATGATGCTCAAATTCCTGTTCAGTGCAGCATGGGTGGCGGTTATTCTCCGGATATCAGAATAATTGTGGAGGCACATGCCAATACTTTTCGTCTGGCAAAAGATATTTATGAGTAA